A genomic segment from Candidatus Flexicrinis proximus encodes:
- a CDS encoding ABC transporter substrate-binding protein yields the protein MRKQTFRIGAILLAAMLLVASGPLLIAAQESEPVTISFWYAIGGSSGEQLQAVIDEFNATNTYNITVEATFSGDYGETAQKLVAGMESGELPNGGLVPAAPLWTCREENYLIEDFINGDEGINMEDYWSVLWDYNTYGGHICSLPFNNSTMVMFYNKALMAEAGLDPETPPQTWDELVEQAQAVVEAVPGTIGIEVRDQAWWLKGLILQNGGQIMNEDSTVPMFNSEEGVGALEFWASLIEQGLMPPAQHDDSRDLFIAGRIAFWMSSTGNIGRVLDGAQFEFGTDFLPGNVSRGATVGGAALAMFPSDEAKELATWRLLKWLIEPENSIAWTLATGYVPIQVAAAESEEVLSVFEEQPVFAAGFKQLEIASQYPHFWEMGTMDGLLADAIEQVELEQATPQEALDAAAEALNTEMGN from the coding sequence ATGAGAAAACAGACTTTTCGGATAGGCGCAATCCTTCTGGCTGCCATGCTGCTGGTCGCCAGTGGTCCGTTATTGATCGCGGCGCAGGAATCGGAACCGGTAACGATCAGCTTCTGGTACGCGATTGGCGGATCTTCAGGCGAACAGCTTCAGGCCGTGATCGATGAATTCAATGCGACGAATACCTACAATATCACCGTTGAGGCGACCTTTAGTGGCGATTACGGCGAGACAGCCCAGAAATTAGTCGCCGGGATGGAAAGCGGCGAGCTTCCAAATGGCGGTCTGGTTCCGGCAGCGCCGCTGTGGACATGCCGTGAAGAGAACTACCTCATTGAGGACTTTATCAATGGGGACGAAGGCATCAACATGGAGGACTACTGGTCGGTTCTCTGGGATTACAACACGTATGGCGGGCACATTTGCTCTCTGCCTTTCAACAACAGCACGATGGTCATGTTCTACAACAAGGCGCTGATGGCGGAAGCAGGTCTCGATCCCGAGACCCCGCCGCAGACCTGGGATGAACTGGTCGAACAGGCACAGGCCGTTGTCGAAGCGGTTCCCGGAACGATTGGCATAGAGGTGCGCGACCAGGCCTGGTGGCTAAAGGGCCTGATCCTTCAAAACGGCGGTCAGATCATGAATGAGGATTCGACCGTTCCCATGTTCAATTCAGAAGAAGGTGTCGGCGCGCTGGAATTCTGGGCGAGCCTGATCGAACAGGGATTGATGCCGCCCGCGCAGCATGATGACTCGCGCGATCTGTTCATCGCCGGCCGGATCGCCTTCTGGATGTCGTCGACCGGCAATATCGGCCGCGTACTGGACGGCGCGCAGTTTGAGTTCGGCACGGACTTCCTGCCCGGCAACGTGAGCCGCGGAGCAACGGTTGGCGGTGCTGCATTGGCGATGTTCCCAAGCGACGAAGCAAAAGAACTCGCGACCTGGCGGCTGCTCAAGTGGCTGATCGAACCCGAGAACAGCATTGCCTGGACGCTGGCAACCGGCTACGTGCCTATTCAGGTGGCGGCCGCGGAATCAGAGGAAGTCCTTTCAGTATTCGAAGAACAGCCCGTCTTCGCAGCCGGGTTCAAGCAGCTCGAGATCGCCAGCCAGTATCCGCACTTCTGGGAAATGGGAACAATGGACGGTCTGCTCGCCGATGCAATTGAGCAGGTCGAGCTAGAGCAAGCCACTCCTCAGGAAGCGCTGGACGCGGCAGCAGAAGCACTGAATACGGAAATGGGAAACTAA
- a CDS encoding sugar phosphate isomerase/epimerase, translating into MHDDRHPRPMVEYVTLRYDVVIGLENTPGSPMGSSPETMMGFAKQIDRPNLDYTFDVTHTYQMHQEPMTYLRELPSIAHVHASDFNLETNQRHTPPGQGSVDWPAIIDALWNRGFAGNFILELLPETLAPDPVKALQDCTALLNPLFDRWRFKGIDHPIPQEFRRC; encoded by the coding sequence ATGCACGACGATCGTCATCCACGGCCCATGGTCGAATATGTCACGTTGCGATATGACGTGGTGATCGGGCTGGAGAATACGCCGGGCTCCCCGATGGGCAGCTCGCCGGAAACCATGATGGGATTCGCCAAACAAATAGACCGGCCAAACCTGGACTATACGTTTGATGTCACGCACACATACCAGATGCACCAGGAGCCCATGACCTATCTGCGAGAGCTGCCGTCGATTGCTCATGTACATGCCAGCGACTTCAATCTGGAAACCAATCAGCGGCACACACCGCCCGGACAAGGATCGGTAGACTGGCCTGCTATCATTGATGCGTTATGGAACAGGGGATTTGCAGGGAATTTTATCCTCGAACTGCTTCCGGAAACACTCGCGCCAGATCCGGTTAAAGCGCTGCAGGACTGCACCGCCCTGCTCAATCCACTTTTCGACCGTTGGCGCTTCAAAGGGATAGATCACCCTATCCCACAGGAGTTTAGACGTTGTTGA